In Brevinematia bacterium, the DNA window AGACAAACCCCAGTCTCCCGCTTCTCACCAAACTCTCAATTACACAGTAACTTCCGAAATTTCAATTTCAGCTTTAGATATACCTCCCTCTTTGGATACCTTTATTCTTGGATAAGTCGTATTCTTCGCAATCTCTTGTTTATGAGTGATGATGTATATGGTGACACCTCTTTCCTTAGCAAAATTCTCAAGAAAAGCAAATAACCTTGAATTAAATGCCTCATCAAGAGTATCAAAACCTTCGTCAATAAAGAGTGATTTTACGTCAAGACGTGTCACCACATCATTTGCAACGGCAAACGCAAGAGCAACAGAAAACAGAAAGCTTTCACCACCACTCAAACTGTTTACGGTAGTTACCGCACCGTCAGAGTATAGAACGGAAAAAGCCAACTCTCTCTCTCCAAGTTCAACATAAAGAGTCTTATCATAAATTCCCAGATCCCGTAAATACCTGTTCACGGTATTCGCAATTTCTCCCATCTTCAGCTTCATAACAAAATTCACTATCCCTTCCGTGTCAAATTTATCGCTAAGCGATTTCAATATATCATACTTCCACTTTTTCTCCAAAAACTTCTTCTTTGATTCCTCTAGCTTTTCCTTAAACCTAACAAAATTTTTAAACTCTGAAGATATACTTCCTAAGCTCCTATTCATTTTACTTATCTCACTCTTAACCCTCTCCAACTCTGAATTTAGCTCCTGATGTTTCCTTTTGATATCCTCAATATCTCCAGATAACCCCCTCTTCTTTTCTTCCAGAAGCTGATATTTTGAAATAAGGTTCTGACAAGAGTCTATAGCCTGC includes these proteins:
- a CDS encoding SbcC/MukB-like Walker B domain-containing protein; translated protein: REEELTNGIKKKEKEIESIKEELKELKSEEVRYFTLRLRDTLKEGDVCPVCGNTYHPEEVGKLPFAEVPEDGELLEKVKKLEEDIGKLEKEKSDLDKEVSKVVGQIEEKESRIGGMLDELKKKGFNTVEDLDKKERNIKSLINRLEELEKEESELTRKKEELERLYKDVDESYKEKVEPEKDDLKKLIDDFLKNDVVKEILSNVKFEGIMEFFKLDIGEKIKKHIESLEGSKGKLEQAIDSCQNLISKYQLLEEKKRGLSGDIEDIKRKHQELNSELERVKSEISKMNRSLGSISSEFKNFVRFKEKLEESKKKFLEKKWKYDILKSLSDKFDTEGIVNFVMKLKMGEIANTVNRYLRDLGIYDKTLYVELGERELAFSVLYSDGAVTTVNSLSGGESFLFSVALAFAVANDVVTRLDVKSLFIDEGFDTLDEAFNSRLFAFLENFAKERGVTIYIITHKQEIAKNTTYPRIKVSKEGGISKAEIEISEVTV